The window acatgggagtgctggcgtaggccatgCTCCCGGACataattctttttccctaaaagaaaatatgtgTATTGTTTGGAATGAGATACACAGAGTGGAGTATCTACAGAGGAACTGATGTGGGGCAGACTTTATGAGGGTGGTGCACtgtttttctctcctctctctcttctgatGAAAATTGTATGCCATCTGgtaaaagaattttattttgttggtaGTGACTTTTTCAATCATAATAGTGGAGCGCTAATGTGAACTATGATCACTAGAATCCCATTTTTGTACCTGACAATATGGGCTTGTACACTAAAACATGAGCTCTTggatttttcttaatttccccACTCgatttgcttttcttttctttttttcctcaaCAGGATTTTGAcacatttgtttcattttgaaGGATTCCTCTTCCTCATTGGGTGTTATCTGAGATGGACAAGAATCCAGACTTGGTATATAGTGACAGGTTTGGAATAAAGAGCAGAGAATACATATCCTTGGGCTGCGATATCCTTCCTGTTCTCAAAGGCCGATCACCTGTTCAAATTTACTCAGATTTTATGAGGAACTTCAGAGATACATTTAGAGAGTTCCTTGGGAGTATTATAACAGTAAGATTAAAATTTTCTGTCTTGTCAGATGAGGTCGTAGATTTGTGCTTTTGTTAGAGTTTTGATATATCGAACATGATTCATTTGGCAGGACATTCAAGTTGGCATGGGTCCTGCAGGTGAACTTAGATATGCTTCAAGCCCTTCTCAAAGGCTTAAATGGCATTGGCGGTTTTATGAAATTGGAGAGTTCCAGATCTATGATAGGGTAGGTGGTGACACCAGTTCTGTTTGCATGCTTTTAGTGGAGTTGATTCCAATTGCATGCGCCTGCATTTATTTGCTCATTATTActgatgcattttttttcttcgaaACTCCATCAGTACATGCTTGCATCTTTGAGGGCTAGTGCACAAGATGCTGGAAAACCAGACTGGGGAATTAGAGGCCCTGCAGGTCCTGCACGCTTGAGACAGCGTCCCGAAGAGCTAGAGTTCTTTAAGAGTACCGGAATTTGGCGCACCATCTACGGTCATTTTTTTCTTGAATGGTACTCTGGGATGTTGCTTCTGCATGGAGAGAGGTTATGCATGGCAGCAAAAACCATCTTTCATGGTACAGGGGTGAATATAGCTGCCAAAGTGGGAGGGATATTCTGGCACTATCATACAATATCGCATCCATCTGAATTGACTGCAGGTTATTACAATACCTCAGGCAGAGATGGATACCTCCCCATCATCCAGATGTTCGGCAGGCATGGGATTACCTTGTGCTGTGAATGCTTTGAATTGGTTGATCAAGCTGAGAAGAAGTTACACCCGACTAGCAGTCCAGAAGGGCTTGTTAAGCGACTGGTGTTGGCTGCCAAGGCATGTGATGTACCCCTAGTGGGTGAAACTACTGACTCTAGGATTGATAATACATCACAGAAAAATGTGCTAGAGATGTTCATGTTATACTCAGATGGTCTCACTGATCCATCCATTTCGTTGAACTTCGGGAAAATGAACGCAAAGTTGTACAAGCATGATAACTGGACCCGCTTTTGCAGTTTAGTTGAGCAGATGTCCAGAGTCAATGATTTTCAATCCAAACTAAACTATACCACCGGGGATGGTCCGCGATCTGTTTCTTCTGTATTAGCAACTGAGGCTTTTGCATACTCTTCTTAGAAGGCAGGCAGGCTCGATCTTTCTTTGGTTTGTATATTCTACATATAAAAGATGTCTAATTGATTGATCTGCATGTAAATGTTGGAACAGTGAAATGAAGATTCAATACAAAAATTCTTCACCCCATATTTGTTGCCACCTCTACTTCAATGTGACATGTAGTGCTATCGTTAGAAATGCAAGTTCTAGAGGATCTTAAAGCTATTAGGGCTGCACTAGCTAGCTATAAAGTGAAATTGGTGAAGTCTCATGCATCTTTCTTTCACATGGGGAGTTAGGTAAGAAGGACTTGAATGGTTCCAATATGATATATTTCGGTTCCCGGCCTTGTGCCAGCAGGCCTTTGGGATTTTGATGGTCTCTGTTACTTGGATCCCACTCGTCAGTTGCTGTGAGTGGGATCATTTTTTGTCTTCAAATATTTTATGAGTATCTTCACTTGGTAGATCGATCTTTTCTAAGACGGTCCATAGCAGCACGAAGCTTTATGAACTTCTAATGCAATGTCTCCTCTTGAAAATGACTAAGTGGCCCCAATGTTGGATGCTTCTGCGCCGTCCCATTGGCTGGCCTAAGCTGGTgcaggctgcatgcagcctggCAGCGATCCTCAACCCAAAAACTACATATCTAATTACGTACAAGTACATATGAAATGACTTTTTTTACActttatttacaaaactgttGGATCACCCTCCCTATGCTATGACGCTTGTAcatggaaccctctcccttatctTTGGAGCTAACAGTTTCACTAGGGATTTGGGTCCCTCCGTAGAGCGACAGGGAGTGTAGCTCACCATCCAACGGCCTGTAGTGCTTGGGCATGCAGCTCAATACACAGACGAGGTGTTAGGCTGCGTGCCCAAGCACTACAagccgttggatgtgcgctacactcCCTGTCACGCTATAGAGGAGCCCAACGCATTCCACTAGTGTTTCCCGAAACAACATATCAAGTTTTTTTCCGATTCCTCTGTATTCTCATTCGAATCAAATAAGGAATATTGAGGAACAGAGGCATCCAAATCGGTTTCTCCACCCTCACCGAGAAGAAGACTTTCAGACctaaaaaagaaagcaaaacccACTGTGCTATCATTCATGTCGGTCCTCTGAGGCTTTGTAAGGTATGTTCCCTCAGaattttgatataaaaaaaatttgatttcagGATGAAAATCTTGCAATAAGTTAGGCTTTTAAGGATTCTAGGATATTCAAGAAGTGCATCTATTGATGTAAGTGATGAGGAGTTATCAAAACATAGATCTGGCCAGCAGAGAATTACCAACATATCGTGCAGGTGGTAGAACAGATCCAAGATCCATACAAAACGAAGAACAGGAAGAAATCACAATCTGACATTATGTACCAGCAAGAAAGCAAATAACTACAAAAAAGAATCCAATAACTGCTGCAAGGATACCTTAAAAGGAGAAACCAATTCCTATTTTCTAACCAGTACTCAAATCCAACAAGCAAAATCCAAAAATACAACGGGCCTCAGAGTGGACTTGTAATAATACTAATTCAGACTCCAATGACAACTCGTAAGACCATaaacttttatttaaaaaaaaaaagggggggggggggggaaaggaaaGCTAATCGGTGTTGTTTCTCTGCGTCtacctgcgcccaggcacatccACGTGCAAAATGACCGACGCAACCTTGatcctttccacctttccaggGGGGTGCGCCGACCATTTTGCGCGGgactgtgcctgggtgcaggtacCCGCCGAGGCACAACactggttagcattctttttcccttaaaaaaattacaaaaactgCCCCAATTGTAGATGGCAAAACCAGAACTATATTAGACAAAGtaacaaaaagaaatgaatCCCATCCTAGAGCAATGCTCCCACAAATGGTTATGGTCCTTTACTCAAATTTTGATCCCCTCTGTTGCGTTGACTCCCATTAATTAAAGATACACTGGAAGTGGTAGGAATAAGATTCCTCCCTCAAGGACATACATATCTAGCTGATGCTCCTGCATCACCTGCCTTACCTCCTCTGGTCTCCACCAGTCAGAACATATTCACCTCCAGGAGACTCAGAAGGGATTCCTGCTTTAAGCTAGAGCTTCTTTCATTTATACTTTAACTAGCAACTGCCACACCATGAAAGAGCACCTATTTTTTCATGTCACAAAACAGAACTTTGTATCCCTTGCTATGCCGCTGACAATGACTTAAGCATGGAAAATATGTTCTTAGAATTGTTTGGCTTTGATACTGGATCTTGGTTTCAGAACCAATCCACCAACTCACATGCTAGACCACCAGAGACAAATTCACTgacaaaggaaaataaaatttaatgtAGATCTAAGAACCATATATAATTCAAAGATGATGTTTACCGAAGTGTTTCACTCAAACAAGAAAGTATGTATCTCCATAACTCATGCTGAAAATGTAACCACCTCATACTCACTATCTGGCATTGACCAATATATCATTCATAGTGCAAAAGCAAGGGCTGCAAGTAGGGCTCAACTTCACACATTTTGTCCTTCTTGGTGGTTGGGATGGAATATGACAAACCCAAACCAAGTCAGGTTTGGTTGGATTTGATATCAAATCAGACATCATCCTAATGATGCAAAAACTCCAAAGTTTCCTTTCCAATCATTAGAATTTACACAATGAAGAACTTAT is drawn from Telopea speciosissima isolate NSW1024214 ecotype Mountain lineage chromosome 1, Tspe_v1, whole genome shotgun sequence and contains these coding sequences:
- the LOC122656100 gene encoding beta-amylase 3, chloroplastic-like, whose amino-acid sequence is MDKNPDLVYSDRFGIKSREYISLGCDILPVLKGRSPVQIYSDFMRNFRDTFREFLGSIITDIQVGMGPAGELRYASSPSQRLKWHWRFYEIGEFQIYDRYMLASLRASAQDAGKPDWGIRGPAGPARLRQRPEELEFFKSTGIWRTIYGHFFLEWYSGMLLLHGERLCMAAKTIFHGTGVNIAAKVGGIFWHYHTISHPSELTAGYYNTSGRDGYLPIIQMFGRHGITLCCECFELVDQAEKKLHPTSSPEGLVKRLVLAAKACDVPLVGETTDSRIDNTSQKNVLEMFMLYSDGLTDPSISLNFGKMNAKLYKHDNWTRFCSLVEQMSRVNDFQSKLNYTTGDGPRSVSSVLATEAFAYSS